Proteins encoded by one window of Lactobacillus paragasseri:
- the spxA gene encoding transcriptional regulator SpxA, with translation MLNLYTSPSCTSCRKAKAWLKEHDIPFKERNIFANPLNKEEIMQILRMTENGTEEIISTRSRTFQNLKINLDDLSIDQLIDLVEKNPSLLRRPIIMDDRRLQVGYNEDEIRRFLPRKVRRLELEEIQAMTADL, from the coding sequence GTGTTAAATTTATATACATCACCAAGTTGTACGTCATGTCGTAAGGCAAAAGCATGGTTAAAAGAACACGATATTCCTTTTAAGGAAAGAAACATTTTTGCTAATCCATTGAACAAAGAAGAAATCATGCAAATTTTACGTATGACTGAAAATGGAACGGAAGAAATAATTTCTACTCGTTCTCGTACTTTCCAAAATTTAAAAATCAATTTAGATGACTTATCAATTGATCAATTAATTGATCTTGTTGAAAAAAATCCAAGTTTATTAAGACGTCCAATCATTATGGATGACAGACGTTTGCAAGTAGGATATAACGAAGATGAAATTAGAAGATTTCTTCCTCGAAAGGTTCGTCGTTTAGAGCTTGAAGAAATCCAAGCAATGACAGCTGATCTTTAA
- the ptsP gene encoding phosphoenolpyruvate--protein phosphotransferase, with protein sequence MSKTLKGIAASDGIAVAPAYLLVEPDLSFSKTSVSDVDAEVARFKKVVEESTKELEKVRDKAKESLGAEEAQVFDAHLLFLSDPEFTGAIETEIKDQKVNAEAELDETAQKFITIFEGMTDNAYMQERAADVRDVSKRIMAHLLGKKLPDPAAIDHEVVVVAYDLTPSDTAQLNKKYVKGFVTDIGGRTAHSAIMARSLEIPAVVGTESITKDVKDGDMLIADGLDGDAIVNPTDAQVEEYTKKGEAFAKQKEEWKKLKNEPSVTADNKKFIIAANIGTPNDMKGVKENGAEAIGLYRTEFLYMNSKDFPSEEAQFDAYKEVIKDMDGKQTIIRTCDIGGDKHLDYWDLPEEMNPFLGVRAIRLSMQYKDIFITQLRALLRASAYGPLGIMFPMIGTLAELREAKQILAEEKDKLVKEGVKVGDDLQVGMMIEVPAAAVLADQFAKEVDFFSIGTNDLIQYTMAADRGNDNVSYLYQPYNPSVLRLIKHTIDGAHENGIWCGMCGEAAGDDIMFPILLSMGLDEYSMSATSILRIRSLMKKINTEDIKELANKACFVSETADENKKLVEETMKKLNIND encoded by the coding sequence ATGTCGAAAACTTTAAAGGGAATTGCTGCCAGTGATGGTATTGCAGTTGCACCAGCCTACCTTTTGGTAGAACCTGACCTTTCGTTTTCTAAAACCTCAGTTAGCGATGTTGATGCTGAAGTAGCTCGTTTTAAAAAAGTTGTTGAAGAATCAACTAAAGAACTGGAAAAAGTTCGTGATAAGGCTAAGGAAAGTTTAGGAGCAGAAGAAGCACAAGTTTTTGATGCTCACCTTCTCTTCCTAAGTGACCCAGAATTTACTGGTGCCATTGAAACAGAAATCAAAGATCAAAAAGTTAATGCTGAAGCTGAATTAGATGAAACTGCTCAAAAGTTTATTACCATCTTTGAAGGCATGACTGATAATGCATATATGCAAGAACGTGCAGCTGACGTACGTGATGTTTCAAAACGTATTATGGCACACCTTCTTGGTAAGAAATTACCAGATCCTGCAGCTATTGACCATGAAGTTGTTGTTGTGGCTTATGATTTAACACCAAGTGATACAGCTCAACTTAACAAAAAGTATGTTAAGGGATTTGTAACTGATATTGGTGGTAGAACTGCTCACTCAGCAATCATGGCTCGTTCATTAGAAATTCCAGCTGTTGTAGGTACTGAAAGCATTACTAAAGACGTTAAAGATGGTGATATGCTTATTGCTGACGGTTTAGATGGTGATGCTATTGTTAACCCAACTGATGCTCAAGTTGAAGAGTACACCAAGAAAGGTGAAGCCTTTGCTAAGCAAAAGGAAGAATGGAAGAAGTTAAAGAATGAACCATCTGTAACTGCAGATAATAAGAAGTTTATCATTGCCGCTAACATTGGTACTCCTAATGATATGAAGGGTGTAAAAGAAAACGGTGCTGAAGCAATTGGTTTGTACAGAACTGAATTCTTATACATGAATTCAAAAGACTTCCCATCTGAAGAAGCTCAATTCGATGCTTATAAGGAAGTTATCAAAGATATGGATGGTAAGCAAACTATCATTAGAACTTGTGATATCGGTGGTGACAAGCACTTAGATTATTGGGATCTTCCAGAAGAAATGAACCCATTCCTAGGTGTTCGTGCTATTCGTCTTTCAATGCAATACAAGGATATCTTTATAACTCAATTAAGAGCTTTACTTCGTGCTTCTGCATATGGTCCATTAGGAATTATGTTCCCAATGATTGGTACTTTGGCAGAATTACGTGAAGCTAAGCAAATCTTAGCTGAAGAAAAAGATAAACTTGTTAAAGAAGGCGTGAAGGTCGGTGACGACCTACAAGTTGGTATGATGATCGAAGTTCCAGCTGCTGCAGTGTTAGCTGACCAATTTGCTAAAGAAGTTGATTTCTTCTCAATTGGAACTAACGATTTAATCCAATATACTATGGCTGCCGATCGTGGTAACGATAATGTTTCTTATCTTTATCAACCATATAACCCATCTGTTTTACGTTTGATTAAGCACACTATTGATGGTGCTCATGAAAACGGTATTTGGTGTGGTATGTGTGGTGAAGCTGCTGGTGATGATATCATGTTCCCAATTCTTTTATCAATGGGACTTGATGAATATTCGATGAGTGCAACTTCAATCTTACGTATCAGAAGTTTGATGAAGAAGATCAATACTGAAGATATTAAAGAATTAGCTAATAAAGCTTGTTTTGTTTCAGAAACTGCCGATGAAAACAAGAAGTTAGTTGAAGAAACTATGAAGAAGCTTAACATTAATGATTAA
- a CDS encoding phosphocarrier protein HPr, with the protein MEKREFHIVAETGIHARPATLLVQAASKFNSDINLEYNGKSVNLKSIMGVMSLGVGQGADVTITADGDDAKEAIEAIADTMKKEGLAE; encoded by the coding sequence ATGGAAAAACGCGAATTTCATATTGTTGCTGAAACTGGTATTCATGCTCGTCCAGCTACTTTGTTGGTACAAGCAGCATCTAAGTTTAATTCAGATATTAACTTGGAATACAACGGTAAATCAGTAAACTTGAAGTCAATTATGGGTGTTATGTCTTTAGGTGTTGGCCAAGGTGCAGATGTAACTATTACTGCTGATGGTGACGATGCTAAAGAAGCAATCGAAGCTATTGCTGACACTATGAAAAAGGAAGGTTTAGCTGAATAA
- a CDS encoding ATP-dependent Clp protease ATP-binding subunit, protein MLCDNCHERPASIHLYTNVNGQDREISLCQQCYQELKNQQGQINNMNNNNAFFGDFDDLLNALNNSNNEQNNSQERDPRMQMGGGRRGGNNGGQKSLLDQYGTDLTDLAKKGKIDPVIGRDKEIARVIEILNRRTKNNPVLIGEAGVGKTAVVEGLAQQIVDGSVPAKLQDKRIISLNMVSMVQGTGIRGQFEQRMQQLIKELEQNDNIILFIDEIHELVGAGNAEGGMDAGNIIKPALARGDFQLIGATTIKEYRNIEKDSALARRFQPVEVKEPTTEETVKILQGIRKRYEDYHHVHYTDEAIQAAVALSSRYIQDRFLPDKAIDLLDEAGSRMNLTIPYVDSEKIKERLDAAENLKQEALKNEDYEKAAYYRDQIEKYEKLKDQKVDPDHTPQITEKIMNKIVEEKTNIPVGDLQKQEETQLKNLSTDLKDNVIGQNKAVETVARAIRRNRVGFNKSGRPIGSFLFVGPTGVGKTELAKQLAKQIFGTEDAMIRFDMSEYMEQYSVSKLIGSAPGYVGYEEAGQLTERVRHNPYSLILFDEIEKAHPDVLHLFLQILDDGRLTDSQGRTVSFKDTIIIMTSNAGQGIKEANVGFAAENSHQEQFKNTLGQYFKPEFLNRLDDIVEFNSLDKKDLIKIVDLMLANTNNMVKDQGLHIEVTPEAKELLVEKGYDPSMGARPLRRTIQEEIEDKVADYKLDNPAAKKLKASVVDNNIVISEN, encoded by the coding sequence ATGCTATGCGATAACTGTCATGAACGTCCTGCCTCAATTCATCTTTATACAAATGTTAATGGGCAAGATCGTGAAATATCATTATGCCAACAATGTTATCAAGAATTAAAAAATCAACAAGGACAAATTAATAATATGAATAATAACAATGCTTTTTTTGGCGATTTTGATGATTTATTAAACGCCTTAAACAATAGTAATAACGAACAAAATAACTCTCAAGAACGGGATCCACGAATGCAAATGGGTGGTGGACGTCGCGGTGGTAATAACGGTGGTCAAAAATCATTATTAGACCAATATGGAACTGACTTAACTGATCTAGCAAAGAAAGGAAAAATTGATCCAGTTATTGGACGTGATAAAGAAATCGCTAGAGTTATTGAGATCTTAAACAGACGTACCAAAAACAATCCAGTTCTAATTGGAGAAGCCGGCGTTGGTAAAACAGCCGTTGTTGAAGGACTAGCACAACAAATTGTCGACGGATCCGTTCCTGCTAAGCTACAAGATAAGCGTATTATTTCACTAAATATGGTTTCGATGGTTCAAGGTACTGGCATTCGTGGTCAATTTGAACAAAGAATGCAGCAACTAATTAAAGAACTTGAACAAAATGACAATATCATTTTATTTATTGATGAAATTCATGAATTAGTCGGTGCGGGTAACGCTGAAGGTGGTATGGACGCTGGCAATATTATCAAACCAGCCTTAGCTCGTGGAGATTTCCAACTAATTGGTGCAACTACCATCAAAGAATATCGAAACATTGAGAAAGATTCTGCTTTAGCACGTAGGTTTCAACCAGTTGAAGTTAAAGAACCAACTACTGAAGAAACAGTTAAAATTTTACAAGGTATTCGTAAACGCTACGAAGATTATCACCATGTTCATTATACTGATGAAGCAATTCAAGCTGCCGTTGCCCTTTCATCTCGTTACATTCAAGATCGTTTCTTACCTGATAAAGCCATTGACCTTCTAGACGAAGCTGGTTCAAGAATGAACCTTACCATTCCTTATGTCGATAGCGAAAAAATCAAAGAAAGATTAGATGCAGCTGAAAACTTAAAGCAAGAAGCCTTGAAGAATGAAGACTATGAAAAAGCAGCATACTATCGCGATCAAATTGAAAAATATGAAAAATTAAAAGATCAAAAAGTAGATCCAGATCACACACCTCAGATTACCGAAAAGATCATGAATAAGATTGTTGAAGAAAAAACTAATATTCCTGTTGGCGACCTACAAAAACAGGAAGAAACTCAATTAAAGAACTTATCAACCGATCTTAAAGATAATGTAATTGGTCAAAATAAAGCTGTTGAAACTGTTGCTCGCGCAATTCGTCGTAACCGTGTTGGTTTTAACAAGTCCGGCCGTCCAATTGGCTCATTCCTTTTTGTAGGACCAACTGGCGTTGGTAAAACAGAGTTAGCTAAGCAATTAGCTAAACAAATCTTTGGTACTGAAGATGCGATGATTCGTTTTGACATGAGTGAATATATGGAACAATATTCAGTATCTAAGTTAATTGGCTCTGCTCCAGGTTACGTAGGATACGAAGAAGCAGGTCAATTGACTGAGAGAGTACGTCACAATCCTTACAGCTTAATTCTATTTGACGAAATTGAAAAGGCTCATCCGGATGTACTTCACCTTTTCTTACAAATTCTTGACGATGGTCGCTTAACTGATTCACAAGGTCGTACTGTTTCATTTAAAGACACAATTATTATTATGACTTCTAATGCTGGTCAAGGAATTAAAGAAGCAAACGTTGGTTTTGCTGCTGAAAACAGTCATCAAGAACAATTTAAGAATACCCTTGGTCAATACTTCAAACCTGAATTTTTAAATAGACTAGATGATATTGTTGAATTTAATTCACTTGATAAGAAGGACTTAATTAAGATTGTCGACTTGATGCTTGCTAATACTAACAATATGGTTAAAGATCAAGGTCTTCATATTGAAGTTACTCCAGAAGCAAAGGAACTACTTGTAGAAAAAGGCTATGATCCATCTATGGGTGCTCGTCCTCTTCGTCGTACAATCCAAGAAGAAATCGAAGACAAAGTTGCAGATTACAAGTTAGACAATCCTGCAGCTAAAAAATTAAAGGCTAGTGTAGTAGATAACAACATTGTAATCAGTGAAAATTAA
- a CDS encoding DUF1827 family protein: MHLIDITNSYRDLVQRQLAATNSQFVKVYSLGNTTIVYSETTDKIEIVMENHKRPIRQDEVEFVIKRLIHEDRIYDITVDKSRKIISITCDR, encoded by the coding sequence ATGCATTTAATTGATATTACAAATAGCTACCGTGATTTAGTTCAAAGACAGCTAGCAGCTACCAATAGTCAATTCGTAAAGGTTTACTCTTTAGGTAATACCACAATAGTATATAGCGAAACTACTGATAAAATCGAAATCGTAATGGAAAATCATAAACGTCCTATTAGACAAGACGAAGTAGAGTTTGTCATTAAGCGTTTAATTCATGAAGATCGCATTTACGATATAACAGTTGATAAGAGTAGAAAGATTATTTCTATTACTTGCGATCGATAA
- a CDS encoding peptide chain release factor 3 produces the protein MTKLTDEVKKRRTFAIISHPDAGKTTITEQMLLFGGVIRSAGTVKARKSGHYATSDWMAIEKKRGISVTSSVMQFEYQGKRINILDTPGHQDFSEDTYRTLMAVDAAVMVIDSAKGIEPQTKKLFKVVKKRGIPIFTFMNKLDRDGREPLDLIAELEDLLGIEGVAMNWPIGMGKQLKGLYDIANNRVELYRKDDDDRYLPLDKNGKLSEDEPLAQDSLYQSTLDDIDLLKEAGNTFDKEKILKGDQTPVFFGSALTNFGVETFLDSFVNLAPAPQEHVVNDDEKLAADDPEFSGFVFKIQANMNPNHRDRIAFVRIGSGEFKKGIDVTLARTGKPVRLNNATEFMSSERVQVSDAVAGDIVGLYDTGNFQIGDSIYAGKKKIVYPALPQFTPEIFMRVTAKNVMKQKSFHKGMNQLVQEGAIQLYRGYATDDYILGAVGQLQFEVFSFRMKNEYNSEVELHTLGNRVARWINPDQLDPKMSSSRNLLVKDRNGEPLFLFENAFAERWFKDKYPDVELTSRL, from the coding sequence TTAGAAGTGCAGGTACGGTTAAAGCACGTAAAAGTGGACATTATGCAACTAGTGACTGGATGGCAATTGAAAAGAAGCGTGGTATTTCAGTAACTAGTTCAGTAATGCAGTTTGAATATCAGGGAAAGAGAATCAATATTCTTGATACTCCTGGACACCAAGATTTCTCTGAAGATACTTACCGGACTTTAATGGCAGTTGATGCTGCGGTAATGGTTATTGATTCAGCTAAGGGTATTGAGCCTCAAACCAAAAAGTTATTTAAGGTTGTAAAAAAGCGTGGCATTCCTATCTTTACTTTTATGAATAAGCTTGATCGTGATGGACGCGAACCGCTAGATTTAATTGCTGAATTAGAAGATTTGCTCGGTATTGAAGGCGTAGCCATGAACTGGCCAATTGGTATGGGAAAGCAATTAAAAGGATTATACGATATTGCAAATAATCGTGTTGAACTTTATCGAAAAGATGATGATGATCGCTATTTACCATTAGATAAAAATGGAAAATTATCAGAAGATGAACCTTTAGCACAAGATAGTTTATATCAATCAACTTTAGATGACATTGATTTGTTAAAAGAAGCAGGAAATACTTTTGATAAAGAAAAAATCTTAAAAGGAGACCAGACTCCAGTCTTCTTTGGATCTGCTTTAACTAATTTTGGTGTTGAGACTTTTTTAGATAGTTTTGTTAATTTAGCCCCAGCTCCTCAAGAACATGTTGTTAATGATGATGAAAAATTAGCTGCAGACGATCCTGAATTTTCTGGGTTTGTTTTTAAGATTCAGGCTAATATGAATCCTAACCATCGTGATCGAATTGCCTTTGTAAGAATCGGAAGCGGGGAATTTAAAAAGGGGATTGACGTAACTTTAGCTAGAACTGGAAAGCCAGTTAGATTAAATAATGCAACTGAATTTATGTCTAGCGAACGAGTTCAAGTTTCTGATGCGGTTGCTGGCGATATAGTTGGTTTATATGACACAGGTAACTTTCAAATTGGTGATTCAATTTACGCTGGTAAGAAAAAGATTGTTTATCCAGCTTTGCCGCAATTTACACCAGAAATCTTTATGCGTGTGACTGCTAAGAATGTTATGAAGCAAAAGTCTTTCCATAAAGGGATGAACCAACTGGTTCAAGAAGGTGCAATTCAGCTTTATCGTGGTTATGCAACTGATGATTATATCCTAGGTGCAGTTGGTCAATTACAGTTTGAAGTCTTTTCTTTTAGAATGAAGAACGAATATAATTCAGAAGTAGAGCTTCATACTTTAGGTAATCGTGTAGCACGCTGGATTAATCCAGATCAGTTAGATCCTAAGATGTCATCTTCGCGTAACTTGTTAGTAAAAGATAGAAATGGTGAGCCACTATTTCTGTTTGAAAATGCTTTTGCAGAAAGATGGTTTAAAGATAAATATCCAGATGTTGAATTAACTTCAAGATTATAA